A region of the Emys orbicularis isolate rEmyOrb1 chromosome 6, rEmyOrb1.hap1, whole genome shotgun sequence genome:
aaaggagtgtaTTAGAATTGGGTACCCTTTGACTTTCagatttcaatgagatttggacATCCCAGCTTCAGTTACTAAATTAATCTAACTGTTCAGACTTATGCAATTAAGCTTTATTATGAAGGTTTGTAACAGTGATCAATGTTCTCACTGTGCAGCTGTTGTAAAGAAAATGTTAGTTTTCCAAGTAACATTCTTGTGTGAATCAGTGTTCCCAGAATTTCTGAAGGACTGTCTCCACAGTTGTCTTCAGGTTTCCTTTGTCACTGGGCCTGTTATATATAACTATGTAGAATTTCACCCCCTTTCAATTTCTATTTAGTATCACTTCTTCCCAAGAAATTTTGGAACAGACTGgattaaaaaatccaattttatttaaattggatttttgatttaaatacttttttatttttaaaaataaaaatgtgcagtTTAAGTTGAAATTGACAGCCTGTGTTAAAGGTCTAAACTTTATTAATCATAATTTAACAAAATAGTAAGCAGTAGAAGtttgctgccaaagttttaaagaaagttaaaccactgaactggtggaagtcactggctaagctgTTGAAACCAGTGTTTGTTGAAATGCTAACACAGCTTTCAACTTCCATTTGCAGGTAcgaagagaatattttcttcatttcagtttattcaattaGATGGCTATAGTTTATTCAAAGTTAATAAACCAATTGGgggttgaaaaagcaggaagaaTCGTGTTTgttcttccaatctatgaataaaacaaAGTATGAGGATGAGATCtattagttctaaaatcttgaaggatgtggtgaccagaaacaatcagttcagtaACTAAATATGTCACTAGTTTTtaaatggtgacaggtttcagagtggtagccgtgttagtctgtatcagcaaaaacaaagaggagtccttgtggcaccttgcagactcctcattgtttttaaatgcaaatcaTGCTTTGATAAACTTGCATAAAAAACGACATCCAGCACGTTTTAGGCAGTTtcatttaactaataaaaaataattaatttttacatttaattgaaTACCCATTTTCATCCAAATAGAGCTCGACAGAGTAGAATAATCATCTAATAAATAGAAAATAGTGCATGATGCATTTGCTAACAtcataaaattaaaatgtaagaaTCTATATGTATATTAAGCTgtgtaattgcttaaataaatttgtataGATATTatatatcctcctggttagcaaaaagaagtaccAAATTTACTGCAATGGCTATATTTAATTACAAATTGATGTGTTTTAATGATTACCAACCAGTGAGGATCAACCTTtccttaggaaaataactaaagtaTAGGGCAAAGCATAAGTAAACTCtatgatttaaatcaagattttctGTTTGCTGGTTTAAATTGGTGATTTAATCACcgatcactttgatttaaatcaatctacaATGATTTGGAGGCACTGCAACCACCTCTACAGTTCTCAGCCAGCTTTCCTCCCATACTGAAGGACTCCTGTGGCTTCATATGCCCCTTTGATGAAGGCCACAGAAGAAGCCAGGATTAGCGCTGTAGAGTTTCTAGATTCTAAGTCAGTGcttaaatctttttttctctgatagctgttcagtggcctgtATAAAATGAATTGGTCTCTTCTCCATATCATCTACCTGCATGATAGTGTACAACTTTTTAATAGTACCAACAGAGGTCAGTGATTGACTGACTGGGCCTGGTGATCAGACTATTCTTGCTTCTGCAGGTGTTCTTTCCAGAATAGAGGTAAGCATATAAATGTGGTGGATTATCAGTCACTTCTACTACGTATGCTGTACGTGGTCTGTGAATAAATTTAGATTTCAGGGTTGTCAATTTAGGGTCGTTTAATGGATAGTAAATTCatcctaactttttaaaaatcccagtacCTCTTCTACTTAAACCTAAATGCTGCAAATGTTGAATTTTTCTGTAGAACCATTAAAATAATTATGCAGTCTCCTTAGGgccattttttcttttataaaagtgGTGATCTTGCTattgagaatctcaacttttgAATTTCTTGCCATTGTATTTTAAATTTGTCACCTTTTAATGTTTCATTAAAGTAGAAAGGTTGTCTCTTAATTTCTCATAATGGAAGCTGAAGACTGaattggaaacttttttttccccattagacCCATTTTTATCTAAAATGGTTATATAGGCTCCAGACtagcaaagaacttaagcacaAATATAACTTTAAGCCCaagagcagtcccattgaattctATGGGACATCATTTGTGTGCTTAAAGGTATTCATttactcaagtgctttgctggtctGGGGCCTTAATGCATGTGAGCTTgtgaagacagacagacacacatacacatattCTCCCCTCCTTTTGAATATATAATTTCATTAATACTAGTTTGTGTGTAATGACATTGAAGGGAGAAAATATCCTTTTGCGTGAAAGAATGCGGTGAGGAATTAAAAGTATAAGCTTTACACTGCAGGTTATCCACGTTTCACACTTTGATTTGCTAATTGATTTTCATTTCTAAATAGATTTGATACATTGAAGAACAGTGCTGCACACCCCTTTTTTTTCAGTGTATAGATTTCAGGTCCACAAATATTCCATGAAATATAAGTGGGTTTTCTGTATAATTCTGAAGTTTGTTTCCTGTAGGTGTAGGCAAGATGTTCAGATTCAGTGGGGTGCCAGTTTGGTAATTTTGCTCAAAGTGCATGGTGAGACTAATCTTTCTCCTAAAATGAAGCAGAAGGATAAGTAATAACTTTTTATGCATGATAAGCATCAAAAATATGAGCCTGCTGGTCTatgcttttcatttttctttgcctttgtCTTTCAGTCAGTACCTCCTGCAGTGTGCACACAATGTGATCAATAACTCAATAACTTTTTTCATGCAGTAATTATCTCTATGTGGTATTATCTGAACACTGTTTTTCTTTATTACCCAAAAGATGCAGGAGATATTTATATAACCAGCTGATCCCATTTTGGATGAAGCTACTTCATGACAGCAGggaaaatagtttattttaaatagtcTTTTTTAACAAACGTATATGGAAAGCTTTTACCAGCTAATTCTTTCTTCAGTTGGAAAAAATTTATTCTAAAAGACTTTGTTAATTACACTTATAATTACACTTTGCCAAATTTAATTATACTATATGTATAATATGTAGGACATGGAAATGCCATATAAAAATCattttcttagggtacgtcttcactacccgccatattggcgggtagcaattgatttatccgggatcaatatatcgcgtctcgttaagacgcgatatatcgatccccgaacgcgctcaccgtcgactccggaactccaccagagcgagcggcggtagcgcagtcgacaggggagccgcggctgtcgatctcgcaccgtgtggaccccaggtaattcgagccaagatacttcgacttcagctatgctattcgcgtagctgaagttgcgtatcttggatcgatcccttcccctcccccccccagtgtagaccagcccttatatATGCTTTAATTTACTCAGTACGAGTGTTAAGCAATTATATCTGTTAAATAAGATGTAAGGTAGTGTCAACATGAAACGATCTGTATTTTCTGTGAGGTAGCTGttttaaatatctttgaaaatagtTTTGACAACTATTTTAGATAAGAATGAGCTTTGTGTGTGCTCTAAAATAAATTTATTCAATACTGAAATGTTCTTCATTTGTTTTATGGGCTTCTCTTTCACAGATTGAGATCTTGCAAGAATCTCGAATGATGATTCCAGATTGCCAACGCAGATTAGAAGCTGCGCATGCAGATCTTAGTCAACTATTAGTAAGTATAGCGCAAAATAACTCTTACCTTGAGTATTTCATGTCTTCTGGCCACAAAGACTTAGAAAGCCAGGTTCTTTCATTGATGGTGTTGTACTAGCAAATTATTTAGCCCTCAGTGTAATAGTATAATGAAACTGACTAAGATTGAACACTTTCTACTTTGTATATGGTATCTTGTATAGTATTTTGTGTATATTTCCACGATTAGTATTATGTAACACAATAGTTGATTTCAGAATGTGCATAGATAAGTGAATACAAAACAATACAATCAGTAGTATGTTTCAATAAACGGAAGTTGAGAAACACGGAAACGGGACATGCACCTAGTGGACACTTAAATATTGCGATATTAAAGTGGAGTCCTTTGTTTTGCAAGTTATATTACCATACCACTTAATCTCTTTAGGTGAATTCAGGTTTACAGTTGGAACATTCTGCTTGCTTTGATTATTTGGTCATTAAAAATAATCACAGTATCTTAAGATAAGTAGTTagcttgatttcagtggaactatttgCATATGAGTAGGGGTGATATAGAAATTTAGGGCCCAAACCAGCTTTACTTAGCTCTGAGGTCACAGGATTACATTAAAAAGCTGACAGTTTCTTTACCAGCAGTCTTGTTACCCATGTAGATTTAAACATTACTGTGAAGCGTAACTAtacaatgggatttaagcatctTACCACATGCAGCGAGTGAAGGAGAGATGACCTGGTAGAATTCCCCTCTGCTGATCTCCATTAAGCTGCCAGcattagagcctgattctgcaagatgctgaatGACCTCAACTCCTGTTAACTTCAAGGGGAGTTGAAAGGCTCTTCAGATTTTCCATGAGGTGCTCTgcgctttgcaggatcagactgtTAGacttcagctttttgcaggtcCATAGTGGTCTTCAGATTGTTTACGTGAAGGGGTTGGCATAATTCACTGATTAGTCATTGCTACTGTTCCCTAAATTGAGAAGGCAAACAAACAGATAAGTTATTTTAATCAAGAGActtgaaatttttaaataaatccaaaACTTAATAATACTGAAAAGTTCTGAAAAGTCATTTTCCCCTCCCAGTATACTTGCATAGTTCCCATTAAAGTGAACTTGGAAGAAGAATCTCTTTTTAAATGGACAACCTCAAAGAAGGTTAAGTCTTCCTAAATGTTAGTCTTACCTCTGTTGCCATTTCTGCCAACTTTTGTGTGGGCTGCATTTTGGTTTAAATATTCCTTTAATTGAACAACATATAAAAAATTCAAATAATTCAGACTTGGTACTTCTAAATTTGACATGTGCATGATTTAACTGTTTTACTCACTATAAGAGGGGACGTGGGAACTACCTAAATTTCTCTAAAACCAATGTATTCAATATTGAAATGCCCTTCATGTTTCATGGACTTCCCCTTTACCTAGGATGGCACCCGAAGTTTAAACGAGCCACATGATGTTGGACAAAATCTtagacctgattttaaaaaatatggaggAAAAAAAATGCTAAACTAGCTGGCTCTAAGGAGCTAATCCATTGATGCAAGGGATATTATTACATCTAACACTCAGCACtaaaaaatggaattttaataTAACATCTCAGTTATTTCATTGAAAGCATGTCCACGTTATTTTCAAAGTACTTAAAAGCTGTATAAAGAAATctaattttaatttcattgaatttcaggaaaatgaaaaagaGTTGGAAGAAGCTGAAGAATATAAAGATGCACGTTCAATACTGGAGTCAGTGAAGTTGGAGGCCTAGATGTTCTTCAGTACTGTCTTTATGCATTAGCCTGGGTCCATTCCACACTTTTTGTTTGATCACTTCTGTATTATTTAAAGTAGTGTAAGAATGATGACTTGCTGAGATTCCCTTTATGCAATTGCAAATGACTGGCCTCTCTCTAACTTGGAGACATCAAATAAATGACTGATACATTTTTGGTTTTTATATTTTGCCTATAGATAGAACACTTAATTGACTCAAAGTATCAAATTGCAAAAAAACAACCGGTGTCTTTGAGATAAAGCTAGGAATTTACTAGTTGGTGAGGATGAGTTTTGTGTAACAACTTAGTCAGCATCTTTAGGATAATAATAAAGTATGTGAGGAATGTGATGACAGCAGATATTTCCAAAACTACTTATGGTGGAAAGTATTTGCCTTAACAAATTTCTGTTCTAACAGGAAACAGTTTAAAGCAATTAAGCCTGCATATTCTAACAGGACACTTGTAAAGTGTAGTATGTTGTATATTTTTACAAACTTGTGTTGTGTATATGTAACTAACTTCTCAAATAGATAAGTTCTTATTTTAAAGTACAGTACTAACTAGAAATGGGCCTAAGACATTAAATAAAGATCTGATTCCAAACCACCTTTAAGTAGAGTGCGTTCATATCTGAGTTCTAGTTCAGGCATAACCAGAATGAAATAGCCTTTGCGAGGAGCAATATGGTAAATGGCCAGTATTTTCCCCACtatttgcacctgcaaaaaaTTGTCAACTGGAACCTACTCACAGAAGTTTTGAAGTGAACCTTTTTCTTCAGGGTGCAGCTATGCCCCTTTGCTAGCTCTTGACAGAATAAAGTGATTTATTGGATACAGGCCAGGATCTGGATACTGTGAGGGAACTAATGGAGTAGTGTTTGGTCTGCATGCAAGAGTATTTAAATTTGTACAAAACCTGTGGTTCTTTTGGGACAACTCATCTGAAAAATAAGCTGTGGGCTCTTCTGGCAAGCAAAGTTTTGCATGTTAACTTACTTAGTATGAGAATTTTTGGCATGTACTTTAAGGGCAACAAAGTACTGTGTATCCttctggtgctatataaatattccAATAAGCTTTTACTTAAAGAGCCTGGCTTTGAATAGGACCTCATCCTGGCAAGTCAAAATGGTAGGCATCAGCTGTCACGTAAGTATATAGTTACCTGATTTGTGGGTGTAGTCAGATAATTAGTTGTCTAAACGACATCAATTGCAGACAAATGCATTTTCCAAACCATAGTTGCAATATATAGTCTGCTTCTCCGAATTGGGGCCTAATTTTTGCACATTTCTTAGTTTGGTAGAACAGAAATTAACTATCTTTAACCCATTTCAACCAAATAATACAGTTAATTTGTTATACCATTTCTGTACAGTAGTTAACTATGCACTAATGGCTCTTCTAAACTTTCAAAAAGTCTGTTTAGCATGCCATTCTGTCTCTGGCACATTTTCTCTTGTTTTAGAATTTAATCTACTCCTGCTACTACTTCCTCCTATGTCAGAAGTGTACCTGTCATACCATTTTGATGTAGTGGTGGTGGTTTGATGTCAAGGAAGTATTATTTCTGACTGAAGAATGAGCAGCAAATAGCTGTAGCTATAGAAAAGTGACATACAGAAAATAAGGCCTAAGCAGGATTTCCTAAATTAAATTAAGTTAAAATTTCCTCCCACAGACTTCTGCCTGAGACATTGGTTCATCTAATTTAAATTACATACTGTTTTCAGAAGTTTATAATCTGCCCCATAACGTGCTCCAGTCTACACAAAAGACAACCATGAAGAGGATATTCCTTGGCCAACATTCTGACCATTACCCTCTTATCTGATTCCttttctgttgattttttttttttttggttcggaaAGCCTATAACtggtcggtctctctctctctctctctctctttctgctgtcCTATCTGCTCTGTGAGCAGTACTCACCCTTACATATGTCCATTTCTCCCACCAATGTCTCCATGTTGACTTTTAGCATGAATGCCTTTCCTGAGCTGGTCAATAAAGCAACTATCCTCTACTCATTTCAATCTCTCTTGCAGATCCA
Encoded here:
- the TBCA gene encoding tubulin-specific chaperone A, with translation MADPRLRQIKIKTGVVRRLVKEKVMYEKEAKQQEEKIERMKAEASEDYGIKKQIEILQESRMMIPDCQRRLEAAHADLSQLLENEKELEEAEEYKDARSILESVKLEA